The following nucleotide sequence is from Pseudarthrobacter psychrotolerans.
GGGCTGTGCTCCTGCAGGACAACGGCATCGTGAACTCTTTCCTTCAGGCGGTAGGCCTCACCGATGCTCCCATCGAGCTGCTGCACAACCGCCTGGCCGTGATCATCGGCATGGTGCACTGCCTGCTCCCGTACGCGGTGTTCCCGATCTTCTCGTCGCTGACCGCCATCGATGACCGGCTGGCCCTGGCGGCTCGGTCGCTCGGAGCCAGGGAAGCCTCGATCTTCCGCCGGATCACACTGCCGCTCAGTGCGCCCGGCATCTCCGCGGCAGGCCTGTTGGTGTTCATCATCAGCACCGGCTTCTTCATCACCCCGGTGGTCATGGGCGGACCCGGGGACATGATGATCGCCGACCAGATCGACTACTACGCACGCCAGCTGACGGACTTCTCCGGAGCCGCGGCCCTGGCCGTGATCCTGACGGTGCTGGTCAGCATCCTCGTTGCCATTTACCAGCGCGTGCTCAAGGCGGGAGGCCAACATGCAGACAACTAATCCCCGGCAGCGCCTGCTGAGGCTGCTTTCCATCCCGGTGTTCCTGTTCCTGGTGGTCCCGACGGCGATCGTGGTGCCTGTTGCGCTCAACGACAGCCGCTACATCACGTTCCCGCCCGAAGGGATCTCGTTCGCGGCCGTCGCCGGCTTCTTCGCCGACAAGGCCTGGACCTCGGCCCTGACGGCCAGCCTCCAATCGGCAGCGATCGCCGTCGTGATCGGTGTGCTTCTCGGCGCGATGGCGGCGATCGGCCTGCACGGGCGCAAGTTTCCCGGGCAGCAGGCTGTCGTCGGGCTGATCCTGGCGCCCATGATCGTCCCCACGGTGGTGCTGGCGTTGGCGTTCTACCAGTTCTTCATCTCGCTCGGTGTGCTGGGCAGCATCCTCCCCATTGGCCTGGCACATGCCGTGATTGCCACCCCGTACGTGTATCTGACCACCCGGGCCAGCCTCGCCGGACTGAACCCGGCGCTGGTTCGTTCGGCACAGAGCCTGGGCGCCGGATGGCTCTCCGTGTTCCGGCACGTCTACCTGCCGGTCATCCTGCCTGGCCTGGTTTCCGGGGCACTGTTCGCCTTCTCGGTCTCCATCGACGAGACCGTGATGTCCCTGTTCATGCAGACGCCCAGCGCCACCACCCTGCCCGTGAAGATGTTCACGGACATCCAGTTCAACCTGACGCCCAAGATCGCGGTGTCCTCGGCACTGCTGGTTACCGTGGCCACCCTGGGGCTCCTGTTCCAGGTCATGTTCGTTCTCAAACGGCGCTCCACCGCCAGGATGCTGCCGCTGGCCGTGTCCGCACCAAACTAAGGAAGGCCCATGACTACTTCAGTGATTTCCGCAGAAGCAAACACCCGCAGGACGGCGTCTGCGCAAGGTTCGATTGAACTCCGGCAGGTCCGCAAGACATACGGCGACGTGGTTGCCGTCGACGAGCTGGACCTGGTGGTGGAACCCGGCGAATTCGTCACACTGCTGGGACCCAGCGGATCCGGAAAGACCACAACCATGATGATGGTGGCGGGCTTCGAGGAGCACACCTCCGGGAGCGTTCTGATCGACGGGAAGCCCGTGGATGCGCTCCCGCCCCGGGACCGGAACCTGGGCGTCGTCTTCCAGAACTACGCACTCTTCCCGCACATGACCGCCCGCGAAAACGTGGAATTCGCGCTCCGGATGCGCAAGGTGCCCAAGGCCGAACGGCGTCAACGCGCCGAAACCGCGCTGGACCGCGTGGGCCTGGGCAAGATGGGCGACCGCAAGCCCCGCCAGCTCTCCGGCGGGCAGCAGCAGCGCGTGGCCCTGGCCCGCGCCCTGGTGTTCAACCCGGCCGCGCTGCTCCTGGACGAGCCCATGGCTGCCCTCGACAAACGGCTCCGCGAACACATGCAGGAAGAGATCAAGACACTACAAAAGAGCCTGGGCATTTCCGTCCTTTTCGTCACGCACGACCAGGACGAGGCCATGGCCATGTCCGACCGGATCGTGGTGATGAAAGACGGCAGGATCGTCCAGTCGGGCCCGCCCGAGGAGGTCTACAACCACCCGCTCACGGACTGGGTGGCCAGCTTCCTGGGCGACACCAACCTGATCCCCTGCACCGTCCTGGAACGCAAGGACGGCGAGGCGCTGGTTGACCTCGGCGGCCTGGGCCTGGGAAGGGTCCGCGACCGCGGCGTCACCGGCGAGAAATACGCCGTGTCCATCCGTCCCGAACACCTCAAGTTCAGCTCCGAGGCAAGCGCGGACAACTGCGGCCTGGCCACGCTGGTCTCCTCGACCAACTTGGGCGCCACGGTGCGCCACCGGCTGACGGCCGGCGGCCACGAGCTGCAGGTGCGCGAACTCAGTTCGGACGCGTCGGGTCGGCCCGCGTCCGGCGCGGAGCTGTTCGTCGCCTGGGAGCCGGACAAAGCGCAGCTCCTGGTTCTGGAGCAGTAGGTCCGTCCGGGGGACTGCCGGGATACCGGGCAGTCCCCCGGAGCCTGCGCCCAGGGCAGAGGCGCCTGAAGCCTAGGGATCCAGCAGGTTCTCGAACCCCGGTGCCACCCTCGTGGCAGTGAATTCGATGACCTCGAACTCGGCCACGCCGTTACTGTAGAAAGGATCCTTGGCCAACGCAGCATCCAGCGTGGTTCGGTCGGCCTTGGACAACAGCACACCGCCCACCGCGGGAACCAGGCGTCCGGACGCAAGGAACACGCCGTCGTCGAACGCCTGCTTAACCCAGGCCATATGCGCGGGGCGGTGATAGTCCACAATATCTTCGGGCACCTTGTAGGTCAGCGATACAACAAACATAAAGCCAGCCTACTCGGATGGGTGCACGGAACAGGTGCGTCACTTGAACTCTCAACCGCGCTCTGCTTCTAGAATGTACGCATGACCGAACCGCGCTGGCTCAACGCCGACGAACGCCGTGCCTGGCTGGCACTCCTGAGCATCAACACGATGCTGCCGGCTGCCCTGGACAACCAGCTCCACAACGCCGGCAAGGTGTCCCTGTTCGATTACAACGTCATGGCAATGCTGTCCGAAGCGGAGGGCCGCTTCCTGCCGATGAGCCAGCTGGCCGCCCGCACCAGTTCGTCCCTGTCCCGGCTTTCGCACGTGGTTGCCAAGCTGGAGAAACGCGGATGGCTGGAGCGGCGTCCGCACCCCCGCGATGCCCGTGTCACCACTGCACACCTGTCCGACGACGGGATGGCCACTTTGGAGTCGCTCGCACCCGGGCACGTTGAGGCAGTCCGTACCAAGTTCCTTGATGCCCTGACGGAACGCGACGTCCACGATCTGGCACGCATCGGCGAAAAGATCGTGGCCCGGCTGGACGATGACCACTGGATCCTCCGGGACCCCGAAAGCCAGCCCTAGGCCGCCGTCCTGGCACGCCCCGTCTTGGTTGCTCCCGGCAACAGATGAAAGACTAAGGCCATGGATTTTTCGACCCGGTATGTAGCGCTCGGCGACTCCTTCACAGAGGGGGTTGGGGATGACGATCCCGGCCGCCCCAACGGTGTGCGCGGCTGGGCGGACCGCGTAGCGGAGCAGCTGGGCGCGGCGGATCCCGGCTTCGGCTACGCCAATCTGGCCATCCGCGGCAGGAAGCTCCGCCAGATCATGGCAGAGCAGGTGGACGCCGCCGTCGAACTTAACCCCACCCTGGTGACCATTTATGCAGGCGCCAACGACATTCTGCGGCCCAAGATCGACATCGACGACCTGCTGGCGGAATACGACGCCGGCATCCGCAGACTGGCTGCGACCGGCGCAACCGTGGTGATGTTCACCGGCTTCGACGCACGCGGCTCCAAGGTGTTCAGCACCATGCGCGGCCGCACCGCCATCTACAACGAACTGGTCCGCGGCATTGCCGGGGACCACGGGGCGTTGCTGGTGGATTACTGGCGCTTCAACGAGTACTACGACTGGGGCATGTGGGCCCCGGACCGGATGCACATGTCTGCCGCCGGGCACGCCAACATGGCCAAACGGGTCCTTACCGTCCTGGAGTACGACCACTCAATCGAAGTCCCGCCCATGACCCCGGTGCCCGAACTGAACCGGGCCGAAGCCATCCGCGCCAACGCCCGCTGGGTCCGCGAATTCGCCGGACCGTGGGTGGTCCGCCGCGTCACCGGCAAGTCCTCCGGCGACGGACTGGCGCCCAAGTACGCTCAGCTCACCCGCCTCTAGCGACGGAATCCTTTAGCGGCGGAAGCCCGGCGTGGCCAGCAGCTCGCCGTCCGCCCGGATGGCCAGAACCGCAACGTCCCAGCCGTCAGTGGCCCTGTCCAGCATCGGCCTGCCGCCGGCCACGATCGCCGTGGCCAGGACGTCCGCGGTCGTAATGTCCGCAGCCGCAACCGATACCTGGGTATACGCCGAGGCATCCCTGGGCCGGCCCCAAATGTGGTCTCCCCTCTCCGCGGAGCCGGACGTCGCCAATGCCGCGTGCCGCTGTCCCAGCGGATAGCCGGCCAGAAGAACGCCACGGTCCGCAGGATCCACGATGCCCGCGTCCCAGGGTTCGTTGCTTCCAGGCACCGGCGAACCGCTGACCAGCACGTCGCCGCCCGCGTTCAGACACCAGTCCGGACGCCCGAGCGCCAGCAGCGAGGTCGCGGCCTCCTGGATCGCGATGGCCTTGATGAGGCCGGAAAGGTCTAACCCGCCGTCGGGCCTTTCCGGTGTGAAGGCACCTTCGGTGCGCAACCGCCAGGCCACGGCCTCGGCGTACCGCTCGCGCATGACCGCCGACGCGTCCCGCAGCGACAGTTCGCCGCGCGCAATGGCGCTCGCTTCAGAATCGGCCCTGTACAGGCTGAACCTCTGGTCCAGGTCCAGAAACAGGCGTTCGACGACGGCGGTGGCGGCTGCCAGTTCATCTTCCTGCGCGTTCCCTTCCGCAGCCGGGTCCACCGGCATCGTCAGGCTGATGACAGTGCCCATGCTGCGGAATGTCCTTGCTTTCAGAGGCGGACAGTCGGTCCGGACGGCGGGGTTCCTAGAGGTTCGCGGCATCGATGGCTCCCTGGAGGGACGTGAGGTAGGCGTTGCTGGTGACGGTGGCGCCGCTGATGGTCTTGACCTTGGCCGACTGGGCGGTCAGGACCTCGGTCCGGAGCAGGGGCGCAGCGCGGTTGCTGATCTGGATGGACTTGCGGTCGTCGTCGGTGAGCTGGAGTGCCGTGACCTCGGTAATTTTTCCTGCCTGCACGGTGATCCGGACCTGAACGGAGCCAAACCGCGTCGGCACCACCGCGCCGTCGTACGTCCCGGCCGCCGACGACGCTTCGGTGGAACCAGTGGAACCAGTGGAACCGGTGGAACCGGTGGAACCGGTGGAACCGGCGGTGCCGCTGGCCCCCGAGGCGCCGGTGGACCCGCTTCCGGAACCGGCACTTCCGGAACCGGACGCGCCGGTCCCTCCGGTGCCGGTTGTTGCCGATGCGGCCGCAACCGAGCTGCGGATTTCCGCAACCTGTGCACCGGCCTGCCAGCCGGCCAGGAGGATGCCGGCCGAGGCCAGCGCCGCTGAAACTGCTCCCCGTGCTTTCACCAGTCGAACCTTTCGTGATGGACCTGTTCCGGACCAACGCCCGCTGCCCGGGCATCGGAGATGACGTTGCGGGCCCAGCCTGCAGGGCCGCAGATGTAGACGTCCGAATCGGCGATGTGCGGGACGTACGACGCGATGTTGTAGCCGTTGCGGACGGCGCCGTCAGGCAGCCAGCTGCGGTTGTCCCACCCAGCCCGGGGACCTGTCAGATGGAACAGTTCGGCTCCGCGTTGTTGGCAAAGCGCCAGGATCTCGGACCCCAGGTAAAGCTCCTGTTCGTTGTGGCCCCGCAGCAGGACAGTGGCGTCTCCGGGGGCAAAGGGGGTGCATTCCAAGAGGGCGCGCAGCGGAGTGATACCGATTCCCGCTCCGACCAGCACCACCTTGTTCCGCGTCCGGGCCGCGGTGCTGAACAGCCCGTACGGGCCTTCCACAACGACCTTGGTGCCGGGCCGCAGCCTGGCAAGCTGCGCAGATCCGCGGCCGAGGTTACGGACGGTGATCCGAAGCGCGGACCCACGCCCAGGTCCGGGTCCGGGCGCCAGCGGCTCGGCTGACAGGCTGAAGGGGTGCGGATGCCACCAGAGGCCCGGGGCGAGGAAGCGCCAGATGAAGAACCGCCCGCCGTTGCCGGCGAGCCGCTCCAGCTGGAGCCCGGTCATCTCGATGTTCACCACGCCCGGAGCCGCCATCGTCACGCGGCTGACCGTGAGCTTGTGCCGGGAGGTGGCAGCGATCGGCTGCACTATGCGGAAGTACAGGAGGGCCGCGCCGGTGGCGACGCAGATGGCCAGCCAGTACCAGCGCTGCCACGTCCCCTCCGCGAAGAGCCCGCCCACGCTGAACTGATGGGGGAGGGAGGTGCCGACGGCGGCGTACGTCAGCAGGTGCACCGCGTACCAGAATTCGTAGGGGAAACGACGCCGGACGGCCACCAGCGAGGTGGCCACCACGGCGATGAACAGGGCCATGGATATATAGGCCAGCCACATGTCCGGGACCAAGACCCAAAGGGCAACGGATTCGCTGATGGGGTCCAGGCCCTCGGCCAGCCCGTAGCCCACCGCGATCAGGAGCCCATGGGCCAGCAGGAGGTACAGCGAGGGTTTGCCGAGCATCCGGTGGAATTCCAGGGCGCGGTCGTGGCCGATGGTCCGGTCAACGAAAGGAATGCGGGCCGCCAGCAAGAGCATCAGCAGGACCAGATCCATGCCTGCCAATCCCGCCACGATCCCCAACGCTGTAAACGCGGAGGCGGGCGAATTAATGACTGTAGCGCCGCCGTCGGCCAGCCACAACGCCACTGCGGCGGCCACGGATCCCCAGGCGATGACCGTCAACGCGTCTGTGCGGAGCCGTCGCCGGCGAAGTTGTCCGGCGAATAGACCGGCCCGCGAAGGGCGTCCCGGCGTTGCGCGCGGACCATTGTGACCGGAGCGGTGTGGAGCCCTGGTGGCGGTTCGGAGCCTCGTTGTCATGCTTCAACGGTGAGCTCCAAAGCTTTCATTCACCTGTGAATTTGCGGGTTGGCGGGCTATGAATACCTTGCAGGAAGGGAGCGCCCTGTTGCGGCGCGGTTATACACCGTCCGGGCCGGGATTGGTCTTTAATTGCGTGAACTCGTAGACTTGGTGAGCGCTAAGTGCGCGGAGCGTGCGCAATTGCTCCGGTGGCCCGGTATTTTTCTCCAGGGTAGCCGGTAGTTAGGGGCTCAAGTTGCGTGACTAACCGTTCACCCTGATCACTTTGGGTCGCACTTAGCCGCATGATCCTGCAGCAGATATGCGGATCATTACATTCAATTCTTGAGGAGAAGTCATGGCAGCACACTGCCAAGTGACCGGAGCCGAGCCGGGCTTTGGGCACAGCATTTCGCACTCGCACCGTCGCAACAAGCGTCGGTTCGATCCGAACATTCAGAAGAAGCGCTACTGGGTTCCGTCCCTGCGCCGTAACGTCACTCTGCAGCTTTCTGCAAAGGGCATCAAGACCATCGACGTACGCGGCATCGACGTAGTCGTCGCCGCCATCCTTGCTCGGGGAGTGAAGCTCTAATGGCTAAGGACAAGGACGTACGTCCGATCATCAAGCTCAAGTCGACTGCGGGCACGGGTTACACCTACGTGACGCGGAAGAACCGTCGTAACGACCCGGACCGTATGGTTCTGAAGAAGTACGATCCCAAGATCCGTCAGCACGTCGAATTCCGAGAGGAGCGCTAAACACATGGCTAAGAAGTCAATGATCGCAAAGAACGAACAGCGTAAAGTCATCGTTGAGCGTTACGCTGCAAAGCGCCTCGAACTGAAGAAGGCTCTGGTTGACCCCAACTCGACCGACGAAGTTCGCGAAGCAGCACGCCTCGGCCTGCAGAAGCTTCCCCGCAACGCGTCGCCCGTCCGTCTGCGTAACCGCGACATCATCGACGGCCGTCCCCGCGGTACCTTCCAGAAGTTCGGTATCTCCCGTGTTCGCTTCCGCGACATGGCTCACCGTGGTGAGCTCCCGGGCATCACCAAGTCTTCCTGGTAATTCAGTACCGCTGATTCCAGCTGCTTGAGAAGGGCCGGCAACCGTTTGGTTGCCGGCCCTTCTGCATTTAAGGCCTTTGGTGATCAAGCTCCCGCTGGTGCTCGAGCTTCTCAAGATCCGCACGCGGCGTCGGCGGTTGTGGTGCAGCACACAGAAGCCACGTACGACGACGGCGCCCGGTTTTGGGTGCCAATGCCGGCTTTGGGCCCGGAGCGGCGGGCTTTGGGCTTGGTGTGGGGGTGGATTTGCGGTGGGGGTTGGGTGGGTGTATTGTTTTCTAAGTCGCCGCGAGGGGAACAGCGAAGAGCTGGTTACCGCGGGCGGCCAAACCCCCAAATTCAAGACCAAATGTTGGTTGTTCTTTTGAGCGCCTCGGTTTGGTGGGGATGTGTTTTCTGCTGGTGCGGGTCCTGGAATATGGATTTGCATCGGGGCGGGAAACCGGGTAACTTTGATAAGTTGCTCCGGAGCGATCCACGGCTGTTTGGTTGTGGTGGTGCCGGGTGTGTCTGTTGTTTGAGAACTCAATAGTGTGCCAAGTTTGTTGATACCAATTGTTTTATTGATTGGTTGTTTTGGCCGGGTCCGCCACCTCGTGGTTGGGTCTGGTTTTTACAGCTGGTTTCAAATTTTGCAGCCTTCTTCTTCCGTTATTTCCGGGGGTGTTGGTTGTGTTCGTTTTTGTTTTACTTCAACGGAGAGTTTGATCCTGGCTCAGGATGAACGCTGGCGGCGTGCTTAACACATGCAAGTCGAACGATGACCTGGTGCTTGCACTGGTGATTAGTGGCGAACGGGTGAGTAACACGTGAGTAACCTGCCCTTAACTCTGGGATAAGCCTGGGAAACTGGGTCTAATACCGGATATGACTCCTCATCGCATGGTGGGGGGTGGAAAGCTTTTTTGTGGTTTTGGATGGACTCGCGGCCTATCAGCTTGTTGGTGAGGTAATGGCTCACCAAGGCGACGACGGGTAGCCGGCCTGAGAGGGTGACCGGCCACACTGGGACTGAGACACGGCCCAGACTCCTACGGGAGGCAGCAGTGGGGAATATTGCACAATGGGCGAAAGCCTGATGCAGCGACGCCGCGTGAGGGATGACGGCCTTCGGGTTGTAAACCTCTTTCAGTAGGGAAGAAGCGAAAGTGACGGTACCTGCAGAAGAAGCGCCGGCTAACTACGTGCCAGCAGCCGCGGTAATACGTAGGGCGCAAGCGTTATCCGGAATTATTGGGCGTAAAGAGCTCGTAGGCGGTTTGTCGCGTCTGCCGTGAAAGTCCGGGGCTCAACTCCGGATCTGCGGTGGGTACGGGCAGACTAGAGTGATGTAGGGGAGACTGGAATTCCTGGTGTAGCGGTGAAATGCGCAGATATCAGGAGGAACACCGATGGCGAAGGCAGGTCTCTGGGCATTAACTGACGCTGAGGAGCGAAAGCATGGGGAGCGAACAGGATTAGATACCCTGGTAGTCCATGCCGTAAACGTTGGGCACTAGGTGTGGGGGACATTCCACGTTTTCCGCGCCGTAGCTAACGCATTAAGTGCCCCGCCTGGGGAGTACGGCCGCAAGGCTAAAACTCAAAGGAATTGACGGGGGCCCGCACAAGCGGCGGAGCATGCGGATTAATTCGATGCAACGCGAAGAACCTTACCAAGGCTTGACATGAACCGGAAATACCTGGAAACAGGTGCCCCGCTTGCGGTCGGTTTACAGGTGGTGCATGGTTGTCGTCAGCTCGTGTCGTGAGATGTTGGGTTAAGTCCCGCAACGAGCGCAACCCTCGTTCTATGTTGCCAGCGCGTGATGGCGGGGACTCATAGGAGACTGCCGGGGTCAACTCGGAGGAAGGTGGGGACGACGTCAAATCATCATGCCCCTTATGTCTTGGGCTTCACGCATGCTACAATGGCCGGTACAAAGGGTTGCGATACTGTGAGGTGGAGCTAATCCCAAAAAGCCGGTCTCAGTTCGGATTGGGGTCTGCAACTCGACCCCATGAAGTCGGAGTCGCTAGTAATCGCAGATCAGCAACGCTGCGGTGAATACGTTCCCGGGCCTTGTACACACCGCCCGTCAAGTCACGAAAGTTGGTAACACCCGAAGCCGGTGGCCTAACCCCTTGTGGGAGGGAGCTGTCGAAGGTGGGACTGGCGATTGGGACTAAGTCGTAACAAGGTAGCCGTACCGGAAGGTGCGGCTGGATCACCTCCTTTCTAAGGAGCACCTACAGTCACCTTGCCCCGCATTTGTGCGGGTGTGGAGGGGTTGTCAGGAGTATATGCCCGTTGCGCAGACGCTAGTTCTGCGGCGGGTGCTCAAGGGTGGAATATCAATGAATAGCGGCCGCTTGTTTTGTGCCTCGCCTAGTACGGATGCCCTCTTGAGGGTGTCTTGGAATGGTGTGGGTGCGGGGTTGGGTGGTTTAGTGTTTGGCACACTGTTGGGTCCTGAGGCAACAGGGCCGGGAGGACGGGCTGCAGCTTACGGGTTGTGGTGTGTTTTGTCGGGTTTGTTTGTTTCTGGTTTCCTGGCTGCACCGAGCATGCACTTTTTTGTGTGTGGGGTGTGTGGTTTGGGGTTGTTGTTTGAGAACTACATAGTGGACGCGAGCATCTTTTATAAGAAGCAATTTCCAAGAATTATGAACCTGGATCTGTCCGCACTCCTTTGGGGTGTGGGTGGTTTCTGTGGTTCTCTCGTGAATTAGTTTTTTGATCTTTTGTGGTCAAGTTTTTAAGAGCACACGGTGGATGCCTTGGCATTAGGAGCCGAAGAAGGACGTAGGAATCTGCGATAAGCCTGGGGGAGTCGATAACCGGACTGTGATCCCAGGGTGTCCGAATGGGGAAACCCCGCCAGGGGCGCGAGCTGCCTGGTGACCCGCATCTGAACACATAGGGTGTGTGGAGGGAACGCGGGGAAGTGAAACATCTCAGTACCCGCAGGAAGAGAAAACAATAGTGATTCCGTCAGTAGTGGCGAGCGAACGCGGATCAGGCTAAACCGTTCCATGTGTGATAGCCGGCGGGCGTTGCATGGTCGGGGTTGTGGGACTTTCCGTACTGTCTCTGCCGGGACAGTGAGGTGTGATGTGCAGGCATAGGTGAACGGTCTTGAAAGGCCGGCCAGAGAGGGTGTGAGCCCCGTAACCGAAATGTTTTGTGCCGCCTGGAGAGTATCCCAAGTAGCACGGGGCCCGAGAAATCCCGTGTGAATCTGTCAGGACCACCTGATAAGCCTAAATACTCCCTAATGACCGATAGCGGACCAGTACCGTGAGGGAAAGGTGAAAAGTACCCCGGGAGGGGAGTGAAACAGTACCTGAAACCGTGTGCTTACAATCCGTCGGAGCATCTGCAGCTTGTCTGTATGGGTGTGACGGCGTGCCTTTTGAAGAATGAGCCTGCGAGTTAGTGTTACGTCGCGAGGTTAACCCGTGTGGGGAAGCCGT
It contains:
- a CDS encoding ABC transporter permease, yielding MSNATLQRARPEGRTPAPDQEKPRRRRTGWWLLLAPILAFDVLLFLSPLGKLVGSSFTGNAYQRVLEDPLVIRSLVNTLSISLASTIVTVVLGYVIALVLWHSGTVTRVILFAVVLLPFWTGILVKNFAWAVLLQDNGIVNSFLQAVGLTDAPIELLHNRLAVIIGMVHCLLPYAVFPIFSSLTAIDDRLALAARSLGAREASIFRRITLPLSAPGISAAGLLVFIISTGFFITPVVMGGPGDMMIADQIDYYARQLTDFSGAAALAVILTVLVSILVAIYQRVLKAGGQHADN
- a CDS encoding ABC transporter permease; the encoded protein is MQTTNPRQRLLRLLSIPVFLFLVVPTAIVVPVALNDSRYITFPPEGISFAAVAGFFADKAWTSALTASLQSAAIAVVIGVLLGAMAAIGLHGRKFPGQQAVVGLILAPMIVPTVVLALAFYQFFISLGVLGSILPIGLAHAVIATPYVYLTTRASLAGLNPALVRSAQSLGAGWLSVFRHVYLPVILPGLVSGALFAFSVSIDETVMSLFMQTPSATTLPVKMFTDIQFNLTPKIAVSSALLVTVATLGLLFQVMFVLKRRSTARMLPLAVSAPN
- a CDS encoding ABC transporter ATP-binding protein encodes the protein MTTSVISAEANTRRTASAQGSIELRQVRKTYGDVVAVDELDLVVEPGEFVTLLGPSGSGKTTTMMMVAGFEEHTSGSVLIDGKPVDALPPRDRNLGVVFQNYALFPHMTARENVEFALRMRKVPKAERRQRAETALDRVGLGKMGDRKPRQLSGGQQQRVALARALVFNPAALLLDEPMAALDKRLREHMQEEIKTLQKSLGISVLFVTHDQDEAMAMSDRIVVMKDGRIVQSGPPEEVYNHPLTDWVASFLGDTNLIPCTVLERKDGEALVDLGGLGLGRVRDRGVTGEKYAVSIRPEHLKFSSEASADNCGLATLVSSTNLGATVRHRLTAGGHELQVRELSSDASGRPASGAELFVAWEPDKAQLLVLEQ
- a CDS encoding YciI family protein encodes the protein MFVVSLTYKVPEDIVDYHRPAHMAWVKQAFDDGVFLASGRLVPAVGGVLLSKADRTTLDAALAKDPFYSNGVAEFEVIEFTATRVAPGFENLLDP
- a CDS encoding MarR family transcriptional regulator → MTEPRWLNADERRAWLALLSINTMLPAALDNQLHNAGKVSLFDYNVMAMLSEAEGRFLPMSQLAARTSSSLSRLSHVVAKLEKRGWLERRPHPRDARVTTAHLSDDGMATLESLAPGHVEAVRTKFLDALTERDVHDLARIGEKIVARLDDDHWILRDPESQP
- a CDS encoding SGNH/GDSL hydrolase family protein, which produces MDFSTRYVALGDSFTEGVGDDDPGRPNGVRGWADRVAEQLGAADPGFGYANLAIRGRKLRQIMAEQVDAAVELNPTLVTIYAGANDILRPKIDIDDLLAEYDAGIRRLAATGATVVMFTGFDARGSKVFSTMRGRTAIYNELVRGIAGDHGALLVDYWRFNEYYDWGMWAPDRMHMSAAGHANMAKRVLTVLEYDHSIEVPPMTPVPELNRAEAIRANARWVREFAGPWVVRRVTGKSSGDGLAPKYAQLTRL
- a CDS encoding FAD:protein FMN transferase codes for the protein MGTVISLTMPVDPAAEGNAQEDELAAATAVVERLFLDLDQRFSLYRADSEASAIARGELSLRDASAVMRERYAEAVAWRLRTEGAFTPERPDGGLDLSGLIKAIAIQEAATSLLALGRPDWCLNAGGDVLVSGSPVPGSNEPWDAGIVDPADRGVLLAGYPLGQRHAALATSGSAERGDHIWGRPRDASAYTQVSVAAADITTADVLATAIVAGGRPMLDRATDGWDVAVLAIRADGELLATPGFRR
- a CDS encoding FMN-binding protein, with product MKARGAVSAALASAGILLAGWQAGAQVAEIRSSVAAASATTGTGGTGASGSGSAGSGSGSTGASGASGTAGSTGSTGSTGSTGSTGSTEASSAAGTYDGAVVPTRFGSVQVRITVQAGKITEVTALQLTDDDRKSIQISNRAAPLLRTEVLTAQSAKVKTISGATVTSNAYLTSLQGAIDAANL
- a CDS encoding ferredoxin reductase family protein translates to MTVIAWGSVAAAVALWLADGGATVINSPASAFTALGIVAGLAGMDLVLLMLLLAARIPFVDRTIGHDRALEFHRMLGKPSLYLLLAHGLLIAVGYGLAEGLDPISESVALWVLVPDMWLAYISMALFIAVVATSLVAVRRRFPYEFWYAVHLLTYAAVGTSLPHQFSVGGLFAEGTWQRWYWLAICVATGAALLYFRIVQPIAATSRHKLTVSRVTMAAPGVVNIEMTGLQLERLAGNGGRFFIWRFLAPGLWWHPHPFSLSAEPLAPGPGPGRGSALRITVRNLGRGSAQLARLRPGTKVVVEGPYGLFSTAARTRNKVVLVGAGIGITPLRALLECTPFAPGDATVLLRGHNEQELYLGSEILALCQQRGAELFHLTGPRAGWDNRSWLPDGAVRNGYNIASYVPHIADSDVYICGPAGWARNVISDARAAGVGPEQVHHERFDW
- the rpmB gene encoding 50S ribosomal protein L28, with the translated sequence MAAHCQVTGAEPGFGHSISHSHRRNKRRFDPNIQKKRYWVPSLRRNVTLQLSAKGIKTIDVRGIDVVVAAILARGVKL
- the rpmG gene encoding 50S ribosomal protein L33, producing the protein MAKDKDVRPIIKLKSTAGTGYTYVTRKNRRNDPDRMVLKKYDPKIRQHVEFREER
- the rpsN gene encoding 30S ribosomal protein S14, producing MAKKSMIAKNEQRKVIVERYAAKRLELKKALVDPNSTDEVREAARLGLQKLPRNASPVRLRNRDIIDGRPRGTFQKFGISRVRFRDMAHRGELPGITKSSW